Proteins from a genomic interval of Sulfurimonas sp.:
- the hypA gene encoding hydrogenase/urease nickel incorporation protein HypA, with amino-acid sequence MHEYSIVLSLIDSCEEHARKNSAKKVTKVVVKIGVLSGVEPHLLREAYEMFRLGTICHNAELVINLQKVKVYCNSCLAESELEKNEFVCPKCGSFDLKVLDGEEMYLMSLELE; translated from the coding sequence ATGCATGAGTATAGCATCGTGCTCTCGCTTATTGACAGTTGCGAGGAACATGCAAGAAAAAACTCTGCAAAAAAAGTAACAAAAGTCGTCGTTAAAATAGGCGTACTTAGCGGAGTTGAGCCTCATCTTCTGCGTGAAGCTTACGAGATGTTTAGGCTCGGCACAATATGTCATAATGCGGAGTTGGTTATAAATCTTCAAAAAGTAAAAGTGTACTGCAACAGCTGTCTGGCTGAGTCGGAACTTGAGAAAAATGAGTTTGTATGTCCAAAATGCGGGAGTTTCGACTTAAAGGTTCTTGACGGCGAAGAGATGTATTTGATGAGTTTGGAGCTGGAGTAA